From Companilactobacillus heilongjiangensis, one genomic window encodes:
- a CDS encoding TlyA family RNA methyltransferase codes for MAKERIDVLLVQQNLFESREQAKRSVMAGEVYNQDNLRYDKPGEKVAADTVFHLAKNAHSKYVSRGGYKLEKALKSFDIDLKDRICLDIGSSTGGFTDVALQNGATKVYALDVGYNQLAWKLRQDERVVVMERVNFRYSKPEDFHEGLPQFAMTDVSFISLELILPPMFNIILPGSDAVCLIKPQFEAGPENVGKHGIVRDHKVHQMVLEKITNFAKNAGFIVSGLDFSPIKGGEGNIEFLMHIQKPETEQPGEILENVSVEKTMEAAYSSLNK; via the coding sequence TTGGCAAAAGAGAGAATTGATGTTTTACTAGTTCAACAAAATTTATTTGAATCGAGAGAACAAGCTAAGCGCTCGGTAATGGCAGGGGAAGTCTACAATCAAGACAACCTTCGTTATGACAAACCCGGCGAAAAAGTTGCGGCTGATACTGTCTTTCATTTAGCAAAGAATGCCCACAGCAAGTACGTTAGCCGTGGTGGTTATAAGCTAGAGAAAGCTCTGAAGTCGTTTGATATCGACTTGAAGGATCGTATCTGTCTAGATATCGGTTCATCAACAGGTGGTTTTACTGATGTGGCCTTACAAAATGGCGCTACAAAAGTTTATGCCTTAGATGTCGGTTATAACCAACTAGCTTGGAAACTCCGTCAAGATGAACGAGTTGTAGTTATGGAACGTGTCAACTTCCGTTACAGCAAGCCAGAAGACTTTCATGAAGGCTTGCCACAATTTGCGATGACCGATGTTTCATTTATTTCTTTGGAGCTAATTTTGCCACCAATGTTTAACATCATTTTGCCAGGTTCAGATGCAGTTTGTTTGATCAAACCTCAATTTGAAGCTGGTCCTGAAAACGTTGGTAAACATGGTATTGTCAGAGATCACAAAGTTCACCAAATGGTTTTGGAAAAGATTACTAACTTTGCTAAAAACGCCGGTTTTATCGTTTCAGGCTTAGACTTCTCACCAATCAAAGGTGGCGAAGGTAACATCGAATTCTTGATGCATATTCAAAAACCAGAAACAGAACAACCAGGTGAAATTTTAGAGAACGTTTCCGTTGAAAAGACCATGGAAGCAGCATACTCAAGTCTTAACAAATAG